A genome region from Jeongeupia sp. HS-3 includes the following:
- a CDS encoding extracellular solute-binding protein: protein MRLVAALLLMLALAPVRADYAVALGYTPKYAAGFTHFDYVNPTAPVGGELRLAAMGDFDKFNPYTLKGRAAAGLGGLGDGLVFESLTMQSQDEPLSAYGLLADDIRIAPDGLSVTFHLNPKARFSNGRKVGADDVRFSFETLTSKRASPMFRQYWGDVAGVDVLDAETVRFRFKQHNRELPLTIGQLPVFAREWGGGKPFDEWVRQTPIGSGPYAIEKVDLGKRIVYKRRADYWGWQLPVRRGSYNFERISYRYYQDDTARLEAFKAGEFDFTFENVARQWVRGYTGPAFRDGRIVKKTFVHENSAGMQGYAINLRRPQYKDVRVRRALGLAMDFGWMNRQLFYDQYTRSPSYFSNSELEAKGRPGPGELRYLEPLRGKIDPSVFVTAAMPPTTTPPDSLRKNLLRARQLLQDAGWSYRDGALRNASGEPFVIDMLLYQKAFERLVAPYARNLQTLGITLNYRVLDLALAQKRLDAFDYDMTVVTFGASQSPGNELYGNFGSRSADEPGSNNAMGIKDPAIDALIEQIVQAPDRAALVDAGRALDRVLRAGDYLIPNWFNRVHRVAFRDRYAWPATLPKYYGAEEWAIQTWWLKR from the coding sequence ATGCGCCTTGTTGCCGCTTTGCTGTTGATGCTTGCACTGGCGCCGGTACGCGCCGATTACGCTGTGGCCCTCGGCTACACCCCCAAGTACGCCGCCGGCTTCACGCACTTTGACTATGTGAATCCGACTGCGCCGGTCGGGGGCGAGCTGCGGCTGGCGGCGATGGGCGATTTCGACAAGTTCAACCCGTACACGCTCAAGGGCCGCGCCGCCGCCGGTCTTGGCGGTCTGGGCGACGGGCTGGTGTTCGAGAGCCTGACCATGCAGAGTCAGGACGAGCCGCTCTCGGCCTATGGGCTGCTGGCCGACGATATCCGTATCGCGCCCGACGGGCTGTCGGTGACCTTCCACCTGAATCCGAAGGCGCGTTTCAGCAACGGCCGCAAGGTCGGCGCCGACGATGTGCGCTTCTCGTTCGAAACACTGACCAGCAAGCGCGCCAGCCCGATGTTCCGGCAGTACTGGGGCGATGTCGCCGGTGTCGACGTGCTCGACGCCGAGACGGTGCGGTTTCGCTTCAAGCAGCACAACCGCGAGCTACCACTGACGATCGGTCAGCTGCCGGTGTTCGCCCGCGAGTGGGGCGGCGGCAAGCCGTTCGACGAATGGGTACGGCAAACGCCGATCGGCAGCGGCCCGTATGCGATCGAAAAGGTCGATCTGGGCAAGCGCATCGTCTACAAACGCCGCGCCGATTACTGGGGCTGGCAGCTGCCGGTACGGCGCGGCAGCTATAATTTCGAGCGCATCAGTTACCGCTATTACCAGGACGATACCGCCAGACTGGAAGCGTTCAAGGCCGGCGAGTTCGATTTCACTTTCGAGAATGTCGCCCGCCAGTGGGTGCGCGGTTATACCGGCCCGGCGTTCCGCGACGGCCGCATCGTCAAGAAGACCTTCGTGCACGAAAACAGTGCCGGCATGCAGGGCTATGCGATCAATCTGCGCCGGCCGCAATACAAGGACGTGCGTGTGCGGCGCGCGCTGGGGCTGGCGATGGATTTTGGCTGGATGAACCGCCAGCTGTTTTACGACCAGTACACGCGCTCGCCGAGTTATTTCTCCAATAGCGAGCTCGAAGCCAAGGGCAGGCCGGGGCCGGGCGAGTTGCGTTATCTTGAGCCCCTGCGCGGCAAGATCGATCCGTCTGTTTTTGTCACCGCGGCCATGCCGCCGACGACCACGCCGCCGGATAGTTTGCGCAAGAACCTGCTGCGGGCCCGGCAGCTGCTGCAGGACGCCGGCTGGAGCTATCGCGACGGCGCACTACGCAATGCCAGCGGTGAGCCTTTTGTGATCGACATGCTGCTGTACCAGAAGGCATTCGAGCGTCTGGTTGCGCCGTACGCGCGCAATCTGCAGACGCTGGGCATCACGCTCAATTACCGCGTGCTCGATCTGGCGCTGGCGCAGAAGCGGCTCGATGCCTTTGATTACGACATGACCGTGGTGACCTTTGGCGCAAGTCAAAGCCCCGGTAACGAGCTTTACGGTAACTTCGGTTCGCGTTCGGCCGACGAGCCCGGTTCGAACAACGCCATGGGGATCAAGGATCCGGCGATCGATGCGCTGATCGAGCAGATTGTCCAGGCGCCGGATCGTGCGGCGCTGGTCGATGCCGGCCGGGCGCTCGACCGGGTGCTGCGTGCCGGTGACTATCTGATACCCAACTGGTTCAACCGCGTCCACCGCGTCGCGTTTCGCGACCGTTACGCCTGGCCGGCGACGCTGCCGAAGTATTACGGAGCCGAGGAATGGGCGATCCAGACGTGGTGGCTCAAGCGCTGA
- a CDS encoding Na+/H+ antiporter family protein, whose amino-acid sequence MNAVLISVMLMLMLSLARVNVVVSILLAVVTAGWVAHLPLADTLTAFGSGLGNGASVALSYGLLGAFALALAESGLPHAMADGLARMARNGTRGSSIKWSIIGALLLLAIASQNILPIHIAFIPLVVPPLLFTLGQFKVDRRLIACVITFGLVTPYMFWPVGFGHIFLNQILLGNIAKAGLDASHVNVMHAMFIPAIGMLFGLLIAVFFSYRKPRDYDLEALATVEREGGRYTRRSLIVAVVAMVATFAVQLFADSMILGALAGFIVCVLGGAVQFKQSDSLFQEGMKMMAGIGLIMIAANGFAAVLQATGDVESLVKGSMAMIGDNRPLAAFLMLLVGLIVTMGIGSSFSTVPIIATIYVPLAMHLGFSATAIVSLIGTAGALGDAGSPAADSTLGPTSGLNVDGQHDHMWDTVVPTFLHYNLPLLVFGWVAVMVL is encoded by the coding sequence ATGAATGCCGTCCTGATTTCCGTGATGCTGATGCTGATGCTCTCGCTGGCGCGAGTGAACGTCGTCGTCAGTATCCTGCTTGCCGTGGTCACCGCCGGCTGGGTTGCCCATCTGCCGCTGGCCGATACGCTCACCGCCTTCGGCAGTGGCCTTGGCAACGGTGCCAGCGTGGCACTGTCCTACGGTCTGCTCGGCGCGTTCGCCCTGGCGCTGGCCGAATCCGGCCTGCCGCACGCGATGGCCGATGGCCTGGCGCGGATGGCCCGGAACGGCACGCGCGGCAGCTCGATCAAGTGGAGCATCATCGGTGCGCTGTTGCTGCTGGCGATCGCCTCGCAGAACATCCTGCCGATCCACATCGCCTTCATTCCGCTGGTGGTGCCGCCGCTGTTGTTTACGCTGGGGCAGTTCAAGGTCGATCGCCGGCTGATCGCCTGCGTGATCACCTTCGGTCTGGTCACGCCGTATATGTTCTGGCCGGTCGGTTTCGGCCATATCTTCCTGAACCAGATTCTGCTGGGCAATATCGCCAAAGCCGGGCTGGATGCCAGCCATGTCAACGTGATGCACGCGATGTTCATTCCGGCGATCGGCATGCTGTTCGGCCTGTTGATCGCGGTGTTCTTCAGTTACCGCAAGCCGCGCGACTACGACCTTGAGGCACTGGCGACGGTCGAGCGCGAAGGCGGGCGTTACACGCGGCGCTCGCTGATCGTCGCGGTGGTGGCGATGGTCGCCACTTTTGCCGTCCAGCTCTTTGCCGATTCGATGATCCTCGGTGCGCTGGCTGGTTTCATCGTCTGCGTACTCGGTGGCGCGGTGCAGTTCAAGCAATCCGACAGCCTGTTCCAGGAAGGCATGAAGATGATGGCCGGTATCGGCCTGATCATGATCGCCGCCAACGGTTTCGCCGCGGTATTGCAGGCCACCGGCGATGTCGAATCCTTGGTGAAGGGCTCGATGGCGATGATCGGCGATAACCGTCCGCTCGCCGCTTTCCTGATGCTGCTGGTCGGGCTGATCGTGACCATGGGCATCGGCTCGTCGTTCTCGACCGTGCCTATCATCGCGACGATCTACGTGCCGCTGGCGATGCACCTCGGCTTCTCGGCGACCGCGATCGTCTCGCTGATCGGCACCGCCGGCGCGCTTGGCGACGCCGGTAGCCCGGCCGCCGATTCAACGCTAGGCCCGACCTCGGGGCTGAATGTCGACGGCCAGCACGACCACATGTGGGACACCGTGGTGCCCACTTTCCTGCACTACAACCTGCCGTTGCTGGTGTTCGGCTGGGTGGCGGTGATGGTGCTCTGA
- a CDS encoding microcin C ABC transporter permease YejB → MPLYLAKRLLLMLPTLFGILLVTFAVIQFVPGGPADELIQQLKGTAAFAEASGGGGAASAKLGHRGLDAQQLADIRALYGFDKPVSERFWLMIKRYLQFDLGQSYFHHEDVWTLIKSKLPVSASLGVWSFIIVYTVSLPLGVAKAMRHGSRFDWVTTLVLMIGYAIPGFVLGVLLLVMFGGGSFWQLFPLRGLTSDGWESLSLLGKVSDYLWHLVLPISAMVVGSFASVTLLTKNSLLEEIRKQYVLTARAKGLSERRVLWGHVFRNAMIPIVTGFPAAFVGAFFTGSLLIETLFSLDGLGLLSYESVIRRDYPVVMGALYLFSLIGLLTKLLSDLCYVLVDPRLRFEGVEA, encoded by the coding sequence ATGCCGCTCTATCTCGCCAAACGCTTGTTGCTGATGCTGCCGACGCTGTTCGGCATCCTGCTGGTCACGTTTGCGGTGATCCAGTTCGTTCCGGGAGGGCCGGCCGACGAGTTGATCCAGCAACTCAAGGGTACGGCGGCATTCGCGGAGGCCAGTGGTGGCGGCGGGGCGGCGTCGGCCAAGCTCGGCCATCGCGGGCTCGATGCGCAGCAACTGGCCGACATCCGCGCGCTCTATGGCTTCGACAAGCCAGTGAGCGAGCGCTTCTGGCTGATGATCAAGCGCTATCTGCAGTTCGATCTGGGCCAGAGCTATTTTCACCACGAGGACGTCTGGACACTGATCAAATCCAAACTGCCGGTGTCGGCCAGCCTGGGTGTGTGGAGCTTCATCATCGTCTACACGGTGTCGCTGCCGCTCGGCGTGGCCAAGGCGATGCGCCACGGCAGCCGCTTCGACTGGGTGACGACACTGGTGCTGATGATCGGTTACGCGATTCCCGGTTTCGTGCTCGGTGTGCTGCTGCTGGTGATGTTCGGCGGCGGCAGCTTCTGGCAACTGTTCCCGCTGCGCGGGCTGACTTCGGACGGCTGGGAGAGCCTGTCGCTGCTCGGCAAGGTGAGCGATTACCTGTGGCATCTGGTGTTGCCGATCTCGGCGATGGTCGTCGGCAGTTTTGCCTCGGTGACTTTGCTGACCAAGAACAGCCTGCTGGAGGAAATCCGCAAGCAGTACGTGCTGACTGCGCGTGCCAAGGGATTGTCGGAGCGGCGGGTGCTGTGGGGGCATGTGTTCCGCAACGCGATGATCCCTATCGTCACCGGCTTTCCGGCCGCCTTCGTTGGCGCGTTCTTCACCGGCAGCCTGCTGATCGAGACGCTGTTTTCGCTCGATGGCCTCGGCCTGCTGTCATACGAGTCGGTGATCCGCCGTGATTACCCGGTAGTGATGGGCGCGCTCTATTTATTTTCGCTGATTGGCCTGCTAACCAAGCTGCTGTCCGATCTGTGCTACGTGCTGGTCGACCCGCGTCTGCGCTTTGAAGGGGTCGAGGCATGA
- a CDS encoding ABC transporter permease, with product MRPILEPALEAALPSSADRVPTAPLSPWRRAWRRFRSQRMGFYSLVLLSLLFVLSLGAELLSNDKPIVVRYHDTWYFPLLQTYPETEFGGDFPTPADYLDPYIQDRISSNGNWALFAPNRYAANTINYFAPSPNPAPPSKANWLGTDDRGRDVLARLIYGFRVSLLFGLALTVIGCALGIVAGAIQGYFAGKIDLVGQRVIEVWSAMPELYLLLIFASMFEPSLLILLVLLSVFGWMGLADYVRAEFLRNRNLEYVLAARALGLTDWQIIWRHLLPNSLTAVIAFLPFRMSGAVLALTSFDFLGLGVPASTPSLGELLAQGKANLDAWWISLPTFAVLVGMLLLLVFIGEALRAALDPRADT from the coding sequence ATGAGGCCGATTCTCGAACCGGCGCTTGAGGCCGCCTTGCCGAGCAGCGCCGATCGCGTGCCGACCGCGCCGCTGTCGCCGTGGCGCCGGGCGTGGCGACGCTTTCGGTCCCAACGTATGGGTTTTTACAGCCTCGTGCTCTTGAGCTTGCTGTTCGTGCTCAGCCTCGGCGCCGAGCTGCTGTCGAACGACAAGCCCATCGTCGTCCGCTACCACGACACCTGGTATTTCCCGCTGCTGCAGACTTACCCGGAAACCGAATTCGGTGGTGATTTCCCGACGCCGGCCGATTACCTCGACCCGTATATCCAGGACCGTATCAGCAGCAACGGCAACTGGGCATTGTTCGCGCCGAACCGTTACGCAGCCAATACGATCAACTACTTCGCGCCGAGCCCGAACCCGGCGCCACCCTCGAAGGCCAACTGGCTCGGCACCGACGACCGCGGCCGCGACGTGCTGGCGCGGCTGATCTACGGCTTTCGCGTGTCCTTGCTGTTCGGTCTGGCGCTGACGGTGATCGGTTGCGCGCTCGGCATCGTCGCCGGGGCGATCCAGGGCTATTTCGCCGGCAAAATCGACCTCGTTGGCCAGCGCGTGATCGAGGTCTGGAGCGCGATGCCGGAGCTGTATCTGCTGCTGATTTTTGCGTCGATGTTCGAGCCCAGCCTGCTGATCTTGCTGGTGCTATTGTCGGTGTTCGGCTGGATGGGGCTCGCCGATTATGTGCGCGCCGAGTTCCTGCGCAACCGCAATCTCGAATACGTACTCGCGGCGCGCGCGCTGGGGCTGACCGATTGGCAGATCATCTGGCGGCACCTGCTGCCCAATTCGCTGACTGCGGTGATCGCCTTCCTGCCGTTCCGGATGTCGGGCGCGGTGCTGGCACTGACGAGCTTCGATTTTCTCGGCCTGGGCGTGCCGGCGTCGACGCCGTCGCTCGGCGAGTTGCTGGCGCAGGGCAAGGCCAATCTGGATGCGTGGTGGATATCGCTGCCGACCTTCGCGGTGCTGGTCGGCATGCTGCTATTGCTGGTGTTCATCGGCGAGGCGTTACGCGCGGCGCTCGATCCGCGCGCCGACACCTGA
- a CDS encoding DUF2502 domain-containing protein — protein MKKILLIGLLAALPIFARAADVNIGISVPGVSVYIGDRDDRGYYWYDGQWRDERWWQSHPKYHPRYGNRDPHGRYWDGGHWRDEKWWKKNAKKYDKKHGNKYDDHDDDRRGYHCPPGQAKKGNC, from the coding sequence ATGAAAAAGATCTTGCTGATCGGTCTGCTCGCCGCGCTGCCGATCTTCGCTCGGGCTGCCGACGTCAACATTGGCATCTCGGTACCCGGGGTGTCGGTTTACATCGGTGATCGCGACGATCGTGGCTACTACTGGTATGACGGCCAATGGCGCGATGAGCGCTGGTGGCAGTCTCACCCGAAATACCACCCACGCTACGGCAACCGCGATCCGCACGGCCGTTACTGGGACGGCGGCCATTGGCGCGACGAAAAGTGGTGGAAGAAGAACGCCAAGAAGTACGACAAGAAACACGGTAACAAATACGATGACCACGATGACGACCGCCGTGGCTATCACTGCCCACCCGGGCAAGCCAAGAAAGGCAATTGCTGA
- a CDS encoding potassium/proton antiporter: MAQLNYWLLLGSFLLLLATLSSTITARLGLPLLLVFLGVGMLAGDSGPGQIQFSNYPLAFGVGNVALAVILLAGGLQTRIQSFRVALKPALSLATVGVLVSAGLAGVFAHWLLDLPWLHALLLGAIVGSTDAAAVFAQLRYGGVRLNERVGATLEIESGANDPMAIFLVVTLLTVVSGASQPSATGMLIEFVRQFGLGAVGGLAGGWLISRAASRFSLAESLYPLLILGGGLMIFAATNSLGGSGFLGIYLAGLVIGNRPLPASESVRSMMDGLAWLAQAGMFLLLGLLVTPSRLLPEIGPSLAFAALLMFIARPIAVALCLIPLKFSRREILFVSWVGLRGAVPIVLATFPIMAGVNGSVALFDIAFAVVLASLLIQGTLVPWMAKRCRVEVPDYPEPLARHGLRQPGRADWQIVQYRVVAGAPAEHSMPHTAPHLEHGRAKPLAVLRGVRLMLPRQAEHLRAGDLVVAAATEHALPDLGRWYGEAQNTRMAYERTFFGDFVIDGDAPLLAIAELYDCPVAENEAEFDVAALIHARLNRPAVVGDQVDFGSMTLIVREVERGRITRVGLKLGH; encoded by the coding sequence ATGGCACAACTCAATTACTGGCTGCTGCTTGGCAGCTTTTTGCTCCTGCTCGCTACGCTGTCGAGCACCATTACCGCCCGGCTCGGCCTGCCGCTGTTGCTGGTTTTTCTCGGTGTCGGCATGCTCGCCGGCGACAGTGGCCCCGGGCAAATCCAGTTCAGCAACTATCCGCTCGCCTTTGGCGTCGGCAATGTCGCACTGGCGGTGATTCTGCTCGCCGGTGGCCTGCAAACCCGGATCCAGAGCTTTCGGGTTGCGCTCAAGCCCGCCTTATCGCTGGCCACCGTCGGCGTGCTGGTCTCGGCCGGCTTGGCCGGTGTGTTCGCACACTGGTTGCTTGATCTGCCCTGGCTGCATGCGCTGCTGCTTGGCGCCATCGTCGGCTCGACCGATGCCGCTGCGGTATTTGCGCAGCTGCGCTACGGCGGGGTACGCCTGAACGAGCGGGTCGGCGCGACGCTGGAGATCGAATCGGGCGCCAACGATCCGATGGCGATTTTTCTGGTGGTCACATTGCTGACCGTGGTTTCGGGGGCCAGCCAGCCCAGTGCTACGGGCATGCTGATCGAATTCGTTCGCCAGTTCGGCCTGGGGGCCGTCGGCGGGCTGGCTGGTGGCTGGCTGATCTCGCGGGCGGCATCACGGTTCAGCCTGGCCGAAAGCCTTTACCCCTTGCTGATCCTCGGCGGCGGGCTGATGATCTTTGCGGCCACCAACAGTCTCGGTGGCAGTGGTTTCCTCGGCATTTACCTTGCCGGCCTTGTCATCGGCAACCGGCCGCTACCGGCCAGCGAGAGCGTGCGCAGCATGATGGATGGCCTCGCCTGGCTGGCACAGGCGGGGATGTTCCTGCTGCTCGGCCTGCTGGTAACGCCGAGCCGACTGCTACCGGAAATCGGCCCCAGTCTCGCCTTCGCGGCACTCCTGATGTTCATTGCCCGACCGATTGCCGTGGCGCTGTGCCTCATTCCACTGAAATTCAGCCGCCGCGAGATCCTCTTTGTCAGTTGGGTCGGGCTACGCGGCGCAGTCCCCATTGTCTTGGCGACATTTCCCATCATGGCCGGCGTCAACGGCTCGGTCGCGCTATTTGATATTGCCTTCGCCGTGGTGCTGGCCTCGCTGCTGATCCAGGGCACGCTGGTGCCGTGGATGGCCAAGCGTTGCCGGGTCGAAGTGCCCGACTATCCCGAGCCGCTGGCCCGACACGGTCTGCGCCAACCGGGACGGGCAGACTGGCAGATCGTTCAGTATCGCGTCGTTGCCGGTGCGCCAGCCGAGCACAGCATGCCACACACGGCACCGCACCTCGAACACGGCCGGGCCAAACCCTTGGCCGTGTTGCGCGGAGTTCGACTGATGCTACCGCGCCAGGCCGAGCACCTGCGCGCGGGTGATCTGGTCGTGGCCGCGGCAACCGAACATGCCTTGCCCGATTTGGGCCGCTGGTACGGCGAGGCGCAGAACACCCGCATGGCCTATGAGCGGACGTTCTTCGGCGATTTCGTCATTGATGGTGATGCGCCGCTGCTGGCCATCGCCGAGCTGTATGACTGCCCGGTCGCCGAGAACGAGGCCGAATTCGACGTTGCCGCACTGATACACGCCAGACTCAATCGCCCCGCCGTCGTTGGCGATCAGGTCGACTTTGGTTCGATGACGCTGATCGTGCGCGAAGTCGAGCGCGGACGGATCACCCGCGTCGGTTTGAAACTTGGGCACTGA
- a CDS encoding ABC transporter ATP-binding protein, whose amino-acid sequence MMPQADTPLLDVQALSVHYADGVVPAVDRVSFTVAAGETLAIVGGSGSGKSVTARALMRLDPDARCRGRILFEGNDVLAMSPKQLRRLRGGGIGMVFQEPLSALNPVMSVGAQLGEALALQRGLSGRAAQAEMTSLLARVGLDDPRRMLASFPHQLSGGQRQRVLTAIALAGSPRLLVADEPTTALDAHLRRQVLELLKSLATESGMGLLLISHDLPLVRDFADRVAVMHEGRIVEMAPTATLFAAPTHPYTKALLAARSIRLARPLADDARLLLQARGLHCRYRRSRGWFRRPEHFDALVSADFSLSRGETLGVVGASGSGKTTLGLAVLRLVREAKGQIEFHGDNGTVPLDTLTGAPLRRARRHLQVVLQDPFASLSPRMTVGEIVGEGLRVYQPELGDAERRSRVVAALAEVGLGAEVIDRYPHAFSGGQRQRIAIARALIVSPDILVLDEPTSALDAHIAVQVLSLLAELQHRHGMSYLLITHDLTIVRAMAHRVMVIESGRIVEQGGVEAVFASPANTYTRSLISAAALPPVSGPI is encoded by the coding sequence ATGATGCCGCAAGCCGATACGCCGCTCCTTGATGTGCAAGCACTTAGCGTGCATTACGCCGATGGCGTAGTGCCGGCCGTTGATCGCGTCAGCTTTACCGTGGCCGCAGGTGAAACGCTGGCGATTGTCGGCGGTTCAGGCTCGGGCAAGAGCGTCACCGCCCGCGCGCTGATGCGGCTTGATCCGGACGCGCGTTGCCGCGGTCGTATCCTCTTTGAAGGCAACGATGTGCTGGCGATGTCGCCCAAGCAGCTGCGCCGCTTGCGCGGTGGTGGTATCGGCATGGTGTTTCAGGAGCCACTGTCGGCGCTGAATCCGGTGATGAGCGTCGGCGCGCAACTGGGCGAGGCGCTGGCGCTGCAACGCGGTTTGTCCGGCCGGGCGGCGCAGGCTGAAATGACGAGCCTGCTTGCGCGCGTCGGCCTTGATGATCCACGGCGGATGCTGGCGAGTTTTCCGCACCAGCTGTCGGGTGGGCAGCGCCAGCGCGTGCTGACGGCGATTGCGCTGGCCGGCTCGCCCAGACTGCTGGTTGCCGATGAACCAACGACTGCCCTTGATGCCCATTTGCGTCGGCAGGTTCTGGAACTGCTCAAATCGTTGGCGACCGAATCGGGCATGGGCTTGCTGCTGATTTCGCACGATCTGCCGCTGGTGCGCGACTTTGCCGATCGGGTTGCGGTGATGCACGAGGGCCGCATCGTCGAAATGGCGCCCACGGCGACGTTGTTCGCCGCGCCAACGCATCCGTACACCAAGGCGCTCTTGGCGGCACGCAGCATCCGGCTGGCCCGGCCACTGGCCGACGATGCCAGGCTGCTGCTGCAAGCCCGTGGCCTGCACTGCCGCTATCGCCGCTCGCGCGGCTGGTTTCGCCGGCCCGAGCATTTCGATGCGCTGGTGTCGGCCGATTTTTCGCTCTCGCGCGGTGAAACGCTGGGTGTGGTCGGCGCCTCGGGCTCGGGCAAAACCACGTTGGGCTTGGCGGTGTTGCGGCTGGTGCGCGAGGCCAAAGGACAGATCGAATTTCACGGCGACAATGGCACGGTGCCACTCGATACGCTGACCGGCGCACCGCTGCGACGGGCGCGACGGCATTTGCAGGTGGTGTTGCAAGACCCGTTCGCCTCGCTGTCACCGCGAATGACGGTCGGAGAGATTGTCGGCGAAGGGCTGCGTGTGTATCAGCCGGAACTGGGCGACGCAGAGCGTCGATCACGGGTGGTTGCCGCGCTGGCCGAAGTGGGGCTTGGCGCCGAGGTGATCGATCGTTATCCGCACGCGTTTTCCGGCGGCCAGCGCCAGCGCATTGCCATCGCCCGTGCGCTGATCGTTTCCCCCGATATTCTGGTGCTCGACGAGCCGACGTCTGCGCTGGATGCGCATATTGCGGTGCAGGTGCTGAGCTTGCTGGCCGAGTTGCAGCACCGGCATGGCATGAGTTATTTGCTGATCACGCACGATCTGACCATCGTCCGCGCGATGGCGCACCGGGTGATGGTGATCGAATCTGGCCGGATCGTGGAGCAGGGAGGCGTGGAGGCCGTGTTCGCATCTCCGGCGAATACTTACACAAGGTCGCTGATTTCCGCTGCTGCGCTGCCGCCCGTATCCGGGCCGATTTGA
- a CDS encoding PAS domain-containing methyl-accepting chemotaxis protein: MKGRITYANPAFVDISGFAREELQGSPHNIVRHPEMPSAAFDDMWQTLKSDQPWRGVVKNRCKSGDHYWVEAFVTPLYQNGEKAGYMSVRNVPSKAQVEAAERLYAGVNAGNAVLPATRWARTMALEWRLAIVLALILMFSMLSLVLPPAYCLPSALAAAVAGWVWLRASWGASLRAASDAIGQLAEGNFRAETRTEAPREYSQLLLQIEGMRINLRAIMADVVSAANTVEAHAGLVATEAGRMTERARSQSDGVAGVAAALEELTVSVGEIQDSTRQGAAHADLAGGLARRGSGEMHSAQLATQQVVGVVDDARETINTLSEAVRSINMLAQTIGEIADQTNLLALNAAIEAARAGEQGRGFAVVADEVRKLAERTTESTGAITATVATITERAGLALTSMAQAVDAVRHGTAMIDDCDRTLQQICEASEGVALSSHEIDTMLKQQSQAASDVAVRMARISAMSEQNDAAITGMSGAAGQLEAVAHELHALLRQFEKSL; this comes from the coding sequence TTGAAGGGGCGCATCACCTATGCAAATCCCGCCTTTGTTGACATCAGCGGCTTTGCTCGCGAGGAGCTGCAGGGCAGCCCGCACAACATCGTGCGTCATCCGGAGATGCCCTCGGCGGCATTCGACGACATGTGGCAAACCTTGAAGTCCGATCAGCCGTGGCGCGGGGTAGTGAAAAACCGCTGCAAGAGCGGCGACCACTACTGGGTCGAGGCGTTTGTCACGCCGCTGTACCAGAATGGCGAAAAAGCCGGCTACATGTCGGTGCGCAATGTGCCGAGCAAGGCACAGGTCGAGGCCGCCGAGCGGCTGTATGCCGGGGTCAACGCCGGCAATGCCGTGCTGCCTGCCACCCGCTGGGCGCGCACGATGGCGCTGGAGTGGCGACTCGCGATTGTTCTGGCACTGATTCTGATGTTTTCCATGCTGTCACTGGTGTTGCCGCCGGCCTACTGCCTGCCGTCGGCACTCGCTGCTGCAGTTGCCGGCTGGGTGTGGCTGCGTGCGAGCTGGGGCGCATCGCTGCGCGCGGCAAGCGACGCGATCGGCCAGTTGGCCGAAGGCAACTTCCGCGCCGAAACCCGTACCGAGGCGCCGCGCGAGTATTCGCAGCTGCTGCTGCAGATTGAAGGCATGCGGATCAATCTGCGCGCCATCATGGCCGACGTAGTTTCCGCGGCCAACACCGTCGAGGCGCATGCCGGCTTGGTGGCGACCGAAGCGGGGAGGATGACCGAGCGCGCGAGATCCCAGTCCGATGGCGTGGCCGGTGTGGCCGCTGCGCTGGAAGAACTCACGGTCTCGGTCGGTGAAATCCAGGATTCGACCCGTCAGGGGGCTGCGCATGCCGATCTAGCGGGCGGGCTCGCCCGGCGCGGCAGCGGCGAAATGCATTCGGCGCAGCTGGCCACCCAGCAGGTGGTCGGCGTGGTTGACGATGCCCGCGAGACGATCAATACGCTGTCCGAAGCGGTGCGCAGCATCAACATGCTGGCGCAGACGATCGGCGAGATTGCCGACCAGACCAATCTTCTGGCGCTGAATGCGGCGATCGAGGCTGCGCGAGCCGGCGAGCAGGGGCGCGGTTTTGCCGTGGTGGCCGACGAGGTGCGCAAGCTGGCGGAGCGCACCACCGAGAGCACCGGAGCGATCACGGCGACCGTTGCCACGATCACCGAGCGCGCGGGGCTGGCGCTGACGAGCATGGCACAGGCGGTCGATGCGGTGCGGCACGGTACGGCGATGATCGACGATTGCGACCGGACGCTGCAGCAGATCTGCGAGGCCAGCGAAGGCGTCGCGCTGTCGTCGCACGAGATCGACACGATGCTGAAGCAGCAATCGCAGGCCGCCAGCGATGTCGCGGTACGGATGGCGCGGATCAGCGCGATGTCCGAGCAGAATGATGCCGCGATCACCGGCATGAGCGGTGCTGCCGGGCAGCTGGAAGCGGTCGCGCACGAGTTGCACGCATTGCTGCGGCAGTTCGAAAAATCGCTCTGA